Genomic DNA from Pseudomonas helmanticensis:
CTCTGCTAAATAAAAATAGCTTAAAAATGACAGCGAAATCTTTAGTCATTATGTCGAGCGTGTTTGGATTCAGTGCCTGTAATGCTGGTCCCGAAATGGTCTCCACGTCAGTTACTGGCTATAATCATACATCTTCGGAAATCATACGATTTAGCATCAATGGCGCGGGTGGTCCTCGTATTCCGCCAAACTCCGGCGGAGGCGCAGAAGTATGCTGTAGTACACTGCCTTTAAAATGGAGTCCGAGCCTTAGTGCAGATATAGAGTGGGATAAGGATCCGAATCCCCGCGGACCGATTGAGCGTGACCAATACGGACAGATCAAGAAAGAAGCAGCTATTCGCCACGCTACTGGTTATTCTCACCACACTGCAACAGTTGATATCCCAAAATACGTTGATGAATTTTGCGCACTGCAGGTCCACTTTTTACCATGCGATCAAGTAAAAGTGTCGACGACCTGTTTTACTCCAGAAAATCCAAATTATCCTGATAAGGCGTATTTTAAAGCCAAGGAGTCGGCTACATGCTCGAATCATTAATAGGGCAGGATTCCTCTCCGCCAGATAGTGCTTTAGTTGCCCCGATGTTCCCTCCATCGCGTCGGTTGCCAAATGACCCAGGGCAATTATCGAAAAATATAAACCTGCAAAAACAAGACGAGCGTGCGTTTGGCATTAGACAGCGTAAGCTTCTTCAGGCCAAGGGAGAGGCGGACAGTGGAACAGCCTGCTGTAAAACGCTACATATAACATTGGCCTTTGATGGTACTAATAACAATGATCAGGCGGATGGTTCCTCAACGCCCAACTCCCGGAGTAATGTTGCGAGACTTTTTCATACTAGCTTAGGTGCCGAACCCGACATGGTATTGGGAGGGTTCATGAAATATTATTGTCCGGGTGTTGGTACGGTTTTTCCTGATGTTGAAGAATTTGTTCCTGACAGCAGTGGGTTGGTTGGTGCGAGCGGGGGTGAGAATCGTATTAATTGGGCGCTGACACGGTTGCTTGATGCATTACAGCAAGCTTTGGATGGTAAAAGGTTTCCTGCCGAAAAAACCAAACTAATGCTTAAAGACATGGCAACCAATGGTTACGCAAACACGTTTGGCTTGGGTTTGTTCGAGAGCGGAGAGAAAAAACGCGAAAAAATCATGAGAAAGGAGATACAGGATCTCCAGGATAAACTGAAAATACGTGATGATTCTGAAGAAAAACCGCATATTTTGGCAATGCGCCTATATGTTTATGGATTCTCTCGAGGAGCTGCAGAAGCTCGTACTTTTGTTAATTGGTTACAAGCGCTGACTCGTTGCGAAAGCACAAATGGTGGTGTTGACTACCGATTTGCGGGGCTGCCCATATCGATCAACTTTCTAGGTGTGTTCGACACCGTTGCTGCTGTGGGGCTTGCCGACAGTGTTCCATTTGCCGCAGGGCATATGGACTGGGCTGACGGCACCATGCGCCTTCCTGATGAAGCAACTTCTGCCTGTGAGAGTACAGCTCTTCCTGATGATTGCACTTATTTAAAACGTTGCGTTCATTTGGTTTCTGGCCATGAGCAGCGAGCGAGCTTTCCATTGGACTCAATACGTCGCCGTCCAAAGAGTGCGGATGGTACTCGTGATAAAACCAAAGGATCAAGCTATAGACAAGGCACAGTTGAGTATATTTATCCCGGAGTTCATTCGGATGTCGGTGGCGGATACGCGCCTAATGATCAAGGTAAGGCGACGGCTGGGTCAGACCATGTCCTATCCCAAATTGCTCTGCAACATATGTATGCGGAAGCGTTCATGGCGGGCGCTCCATTACTGGTTCCAGGGCCGGTGGTGCAAAAAGGGATCCACGATGATTGGAGGGGGATGACAACAGATCTTGAGACAGAGTTTTCAATTTCTGAAACGCTCATCAAACGTTTTAATGCATGGCAGGCACAAGGCCAGAG
This window encodes:
- a CDS encoding DUF3304 domain-containing protein; this encodes MSILNYLFEKIGLCADMSLPGFLQARCSLLNKNSLKMTAKSLVIMSSVFGFSACNAGPEMVSTSVTGYNHTSSEIIRFSINGAGGPRIPPNSGGGAEVCCSTLPLKWSPSLSADIEWDKDPNPRGPIERDQYGQIKKEAAIRHATGYSHHTATVDIPKYVDEFCALQVHFLPCDQVKVSTTCFTPENPNYPDKAYFKAKESATCSNH
- a CDS encoding T6SS phospholipase effector Tle1-like catalytic domain-containing protein, giving the protein MLESLIGQDSSPPDSALVAPMFPPSRRLPNDPGQLSKNINLQKQDERAFGIRQRKLLQAKGEADSGTACCKTLHITLAFDGTNNNDQADGSSTPNSRSNVARLFHTSLGAEPDMVLGGFMKYYCPGVGTVFPDVEEFVPDSSGLVGASGGENRINWALTRLLDALQQALDGKRFPAEKTKLMLKDMATNGYANTFGLGLFESGEKKREKIMRKEIQDLQDKLKIRDDSEEKPHILAMRLYVYGFSRGAAEARTFVNWLQALTRCESTNGGVDYRFAGLPISINFLGVFDTVAAVGLADSVPFAAGHMDWADGTMRLPDEATSACESTALPDDCTYLKRCVHLVSGHEQRASFPLDSIRRRPKSADGTRDKTKGSSYRQGTVEYIYPGVHSDVGGGYAPNDQGKATAGSDHVLSQIALQHMYAEAFMAGAPLLVPGPVVQKGIHDDWRGMTTDLETEFSISETLIKRFNAWQAQGQSGPLEDMMKREHALITAWRIDRYAGGVEKQSFFKNAAPDMPEAQIYAWKAIEDRNTAKTNAKTKGLPPPVYTEAQEKEHQLNIQIVGGQEKADKLRAEKIFEPPLDHRQLSGAAAEFRHDYRQEWGMVDDGLTLGGVADMLLGGTVYLINEEDEAEEYSYLYTEGTKRYKKMFSAPNTPSRGEEDLVALFDDQVHDSRAWFMNFSKAGPREPFTDYFRIRLVHFDNESNKQLSLLATAGRVVGVGIALASVGLSIKKKDPRMLLGLFLPSLARPVLSGKVGLPEISAFDPLTGIAIPVASNLDALRSFTKAPGDMVAKVAALPPLKPLSEATANTPALQKILVAHQAVEAAEAARKKDFGSLAGMVAKASNDEDKPGGWMDLVAEQASNLKSSEKKV